The Megalops cyprinoides isolate fMegCyp1 chromosome 19, fMegCyp1.pri, whole genome shotgun sequence genome has a window encoding:
- the LOC118794608 gene encoding uncharacterized protein LOC118794608, whose product MHWLPLVAMVIASALPFPHSPVPRLVTATTEPISRNLDNHRNSNSSNHHNSSNSNSYSQLHTRNSSKADSVVPDKAAADYSNNPYDSSQEDYNVPGINNDTLQNNTLKDFTLRANHNQMDYNSPSVFDVKHTSTENTNGAAGHLATTTLEDYKSQDDKSQENHISLNNHIQEDYKSQAGVSAENYNLADATEMVNHYPLSVRSERNYKMADISVVQNYDPSNGDRVKKEISLDTATQVEHYNYPERQPDVQRAGKRGARQSQGEGGPGVEMEGGKLLEEADFLFFDTHPRVLFTPSSSPPSHPPLLLMLEAGLLAEGEGGREEEEGGDEADGQTDTEGSSHARARPRRSAEPHDRRGERSVCEAASEWVTDKKTAIDSHGRTVTVLPEIQTLTGRLKQYFYETRCRKPEPRSAGAAGVSGAGCLGVDKRQWLSECKAKQSYVRALTSDANKRVGWRWIRIDSSCVCVLLSRVPRN is encoded by the coding sequence ATGCACTGGCTTCccctggttgccatggtgattgCCTCGGCCCTCCCCTTCCCTCACAGCCCAGTCCCCAGGCTTGTAACCGCGACGACAGAGCCCATCAGCAGAAACCTTGATaaccacagaaacagcaacagcagcaaccaCCACAACAGTAGCAACAGCAACTCATATAGCCAGTTGCATACACGTAACAGTTCAAAAGCTGACAGTGTGGTGCCAGATAAGGCTGCTGCTGACTACAGTAATAATCCCTATGATTCTTCTCAAGAGGACTACAATGTGCCTGGTATTAATAATGACACActtcaaaacaacacattaaagGATTTCACTTTGAGGGCTAACCACAACCAAATGGACTACAATTCACCCTCTGTTTTTGATGTGAAGCATACCTCAACTGAAAATACCAATGGCGCAGCAGGCCACTTGGCAACAACTACCCTTGAGGATTACAAATCACAGGATGACAAAAGCCAGGAGAACCACATTTCTCTGAATAACCACATACAAGAGGACTATAAATCTCAGGCAGGCGTATCTGCTGAGAACTACAACTTGGCAGATGCCACTGAGATGGTAAACCATTATCCCTTGAGCGTGAGAAGTGAAAGAAACtacaaaatggcagacattTCTGTTGTGCAGAATTACGATCCCAGCAATGGTGacagagtaaaaaaagaaatatcccTTGATACTGCCACTCAAGTGGAACACTATAATTACCCTGAGAGGCAGCCGGATGTGCAGCGTGCTGGGAAAAGGGGGGCTAGACAAagccagggagagggagggccaGGGGTGGAGATGGAAGGAGGAAAGTTGCTGGAAGAGGCggactttttgttttttgacacGCACCCAAGGGTGCTGTTCACCCCCTCTTCCTCACCTCCAAGTCATCCCCCACTTTTGCTGATGCTGGAAGCTGGGctgctggcagagggagagggaggcagagaggaggaggagggaggagacgAAGCAGACGGACAGACTGACACGGAGGGGTCCTCGCATGCCAGAGCAAGGCCCAGGCGCTCCGCTGAGCCCCACGACAGGCGAGGGGAGAGGTCGGTGTGTGAGGCGGCCAGCGAGTGGGTGACGGACAAAAAGACCGCCATCGACTCGCACGGGAGGACCGTGACGGTGCTGCCGGAGATCCAGACCCTGACGGGCCGGCTGAAGCAGTACTTCTACGAGACGCGCTGCAGGAAGCCCGAGCCCCGGTcggcgggggcggcgggggtCTCCGGGGCCGGCTGCCTCGGCGTGGACAAGCGGCAGTGGCTCAGCGAGTGCAAGGCCAAGCAGTCCTACGTCAGGGCCCTGACCTCCGACGCCAACAAGAGGGTGGGCTGGAGGTGGATCAGGATCGACTCgtcctgcgtgtgtgtgctgctctccAGGGTCCCCCGCAAttag